The following proteins are co-located in the Paracoccaceae bacterium Fryx2 genome:
- a CDS encoding ABC transporter ATP-binding protein, whose product MQNLIEIKGVSHAYRTPTGPLPVLDGLDVSVPEGEFCAVVGPSGCGKSTLTRLIAGLMKPDRGEVWLHGERVTSPRKTVGMAFQNPVLLEWRTILENVILPLEIVAPNMARKDRVARAMQLLEMVGLKGFETKRPSQLSGGMRQRASLCRAIVHKPDVLIMDEPFGALDAFTREDLWQTMRDLRAAEPFTCVLITHDLRESVFLGDQVIVLSGRPARTQHVLDVTLPADRTLDVLFTPAAQDMLHLLRDQIRIAQGRDGGH is encoded by the coding sequence ATGCAGAACCTGATAGAAATCAAGGGCGTGAGCCACGCCTACCGCACCCCGACCGGCCCGCTGCCGGTGCTGGACGGGCTGGACGTTTCGGTGCCCGAAGGCGAGTTCTGCGCGGTGGTCGGCCCTTCGGGCTGCGGCAAGTCCACCCTGACCCGGCTGATCGCCGGGCTGATGAAACCCGACCGGGGCGAGGTCTGGCTGCATGGCGAGCGCGTCACCTCGCCGCGCAAGACGGTCGGCATGGCGTTCCAGAACCCGGTGCTGCTGGAATGGCGGACCATCCTTGAAAACGTCATCCTGCCGCTGGAAATCGTCGCCCCCAACATGGCTCGCAAGGACCGGGTGGCCCGGGCCATGCAACTGCTGGAAATGGTCGGGCTGAAGGGCTTCGAGACCAAGCGCCCCAGCCAGCTTTCGGGCGGGATGCGCCAGCGCGCGAGCCTCTGCCGCGCCATCGTCCACAAGCCCGACGTGCTGATCATGGATGAACCCTTCGGCGCGCTGGATGCCTTCACGCGCGAGGATCTGTGGCAGACCATGCGCGACCTGCGCGCGGCCGAACCCTTTACCTGCGTTCTGATCACCCATGACCTGCGCGAAAGCGTGTTTCTGGGGGATCAGGTGATCGTGCTGTCGGGCCGCCCGGCGCGCACCCAGCATGTGCTGGACGTGACCCTGCCCGCCGACCGCACGCTGGACGTGCTTTTCACCCCTGCCGCGCAGGACATGCTGCACCTGCTGCGCGACCAGATCCGGATCGCGCAGGGCCGCGACGGGGGGCATTGA
- a CDS encoding ABC transporter permease, producing the protein MDILQKILVPMAAILLFLGLWEALVWVNGWPNYKMASPSDLPPAFWKFRWLFLEMGWQTLWRTVLGLGLAVLFGTAIGMIMGFSRIARDGLYPLLVGFNAVPKATLVPVISLLFIGQHDFNTVLMAFLISFFPIAVSVGIGLSTLEPEYRDILRSLGASRLTIFRKIALPKTLPEFFGALKVSVTLAFIGTNLVEIVSPHGRGLGALFKSGETNGDYPLMFAVLIALAVLGIVLYYAVLVLERIFAGWAERPHG; encoded by the coding sequence ATGGACATCCTGCAGAAGATCCTCGTGCCGATGGCCGCGATACTGCTGTTTCTGGGCCTGTGGGAGGCGCTGGTCTGGGTGAATGGCTGGCCGAATTACAAGATGGCCTCGCCCTCGGACCTGCCGCCCGCCTTCTGGAAATTCCGCTGGCTGTTCCTGGAAATGGGCTGGCAGACGCTGTGGCGCACTGTGCTGGGGCTGGGGCTGGCGGTGCTGTTCGGCACGGCCATCGGCATGATCATGGGCTTTTCGCGCATCGCGCGCGACGGGCTTTACCCGCTGCTGGTCGGCTTCAACGCGGTGCCCAAGGCGACGCTGGTGCCGGTGATCTCGCTGCTGTTCATCGGGCAGCACGATTTCAACACGGTGCTGATGGCCTTTCTGATCAGCTTCTTCCCCATCGCGGTGTCGGTCGGCATCGGGCTTTCGACGCTGGAGCCGGAGTATCGCGACATCCTGCGCAGCCTTGGTGCCAGCCGCCTGACCATCTTCCGCAAGATCGCGCTGCCGAAAACCCTGCCGGAGTTCTTCGGGGCGCTGAAGGTTTCGGTCACGCTGGCCTTCATCGGCACCAATCTGGTGGAAATCGTCAGCCCGCACGGGCGCGGGCTTGGCGCGCTGTTCAAGTCGGGCGAAACCAACGGCGACTACCCGCTGATGTTCGCCGTGCTGATCGCGCTCGCGGTGCTGGGGATCGTGCTCTACTACGCGGTTCTGGTGCTGGAACGCATCTTCGCGGGCTGGGCCGAACGCCCGCACGGCTGA
- a CDS encoding ABC transporter permease, producing the protein MVAPLVLFVVVTVIIPVALFLFRAIDNRDLQTNLAATSAALAGWTVADGLPPEPAFAALVADLAAAQAAGRAGGLAARLNQAVPGTRTFVLKTARLAADGAFAAGETRPAVLAEAKGWENPALWSVIAHERGRFTSYYLLTSLDLERRADGTIGRVPPQSALFLTILWRTISISLAVTALCVVLALPVAHVIAAAPARLASVLLAMVLLPLWTSLLVRTVAWIILLQGEGPVNATLIWLGAVTEPLRLVYTRGSLMVTMVQVLLPLMILPILSVLRRIPPTYMRAARSLGAPWATAWRRVQLPMILPGILTGSGIVFVFALGYYITPTLIGGPGDQMLSSFIVFYTDKTLNWGLAAALSVQLLAVLALAAAGVAAIRRLASGRVA; encoded by the coding sequence ATGGTCGCACCGCTGGTGCTGTTCGTGGTGGTGACCGTCATCATTCCGGTGGCGCTGTTCCTGTTCCGCGCCATCGACAACCGCGATCTGCAGACCAACCTCGCGGCCACCTCTGCCGCCCTTGCGGGCTGGACGGTGGCCGATGGCCTGCCGCCCGAACCGGCCTTTGCCGCGCTTGTCGCCGACCTTGCCGCCGCGCAGGCGGCCGGGCGCGCGGGGGGACTGGCGGCGCGGCTCAACCAGGCGGTGCCGGGCACGCGGACCTTCGTGCTGAAAACCGCCCGCCTTGCCGCCGACGGGGCCTTTGCGGCGGGCGAGACCCGCCCCGCCGTGCTGGCCGAGGCGAAAGGGTGGGAAAACCCCGCGCTCTGGTCGGTCATCGCGCATGAACGGGGCCGGTTCACGTCCTATTACCTGCTGACCAGCCTTGATCTGGAACGCCGCGCCGATGGCACCATCGGCCGCGTGCCGCCGCAGTCGGCGCTGTTCCTGACCATCCTGTGGCGGACAATCTCGATCAGCCTTGCCGTGACCGCGCTTTGCGTGGTGCTGGCGCTGCCGGTGGCGCATGTGATCGCGGCCGCCCCGGCGCGGCTGGCCTCGGTGCTGCTGGCGATGGTGCTGCTGCCGCTGTGGACCTCGCTCCTGGTGCGGACCGTGGCCTGGATCATCCTGCTGCAGGGCGAGGGGCCGGTGAATGCCACGCTGATCTGGCTTGGCGCGGTGACAGAGCCGCTGCGGCTGGTCTATACCCGCGGCAGCCTGATGGTCACCATGGTGCAGGTGCTGCTGCCGCTGATGATCCTGCCGATCCTGTCGGTTCTGCGCCGCATCCCGCCGACCTACATGCGGGCGGCGCGGTCGCTGGGCGCGCCCTGGGCCACCGCCTGGCGGCGCGTGCAACTGCCGATGATCCTGCCCGGCATCCTGACCGGGTCTGGCATCGTGTTCGTGTTTGCCCTCGGCTACTACATCACCCCCACGCTGATCGGCGGGCCGGGCGACCAGATGCTGAGCAGTTTCATCGTGTTCTACACCGACAAGACGCTGAACTGGGGGCTGGCGGCGGCGCTGTCGGTCCAGTTGCTGGCCGTGCTGGCGCTGGCGGCGGCCGGGGTGGCGGCGATCCGCAGGCTGGCCAGCGGCAGGGTGGCGTGA
- a CDS encoding ABC transporter permease, with amino-acid sequence MRGETLHRWTAFGLTALVLAYLVAPLFVIVPMALTSGTNLTFPVPGWSLRWFEVVLTDPRWAAALGNSLLVGAGSTALAVALATPAAVGLAWGRFPGRGVLMAVIATPLVLPIVILAVASFSFQARSGLLGSRFGLILAHAGLAAPVVLTTVLASLQAFDRGLMRAAASLGAPPLTAFRRVLIPMIAPGVVAGAVIAFIISFDEVVIATYLTTAEQRTLPRMIFSGVRESISPAIAAAAVLLVVFSGALLAGFSLLQRRNQP; translated from the coding sequence ATGCGGGGCGAGACGCTGCACCGCTGGACCGCGTTCGGCCTGACCGCGCTGGTGCTGGCCTATCTGGTGGCACCGCTGTTCGTGATCGTGCCTATGGCGCTGACCTCGGGCACCAACCTGACCTTCCCGGTGCCGGGCTGGTCGCTGCGCTGGTTCGAGGTGGTGCTGACCGACCCGCGCTGGGCGGCAGCGCTGGGCAACTCGCTGCTGGTCGGGGCCGGGTCGACCGCGCTGGCGGTGGCGCTGGCGACGCCTGCCGCGGTGGGCCTTGCCTGGGGCCGGTTTCCCGGCCGGGGCGTTCTGATGGCGGTGATCGCCACGCCGCTGGTGCTGCCGATCGTGATCCTCGCGGTGGCCTCGTTCAGCTTTCAGGCCCGGTCGGGACTGCTCGGGTCGCGCTTCGGGTTGATTCTGGCCCATGCCGGGCTGGCGGCGCCGGTGGTGCTGACGACGGTGCTGGCCAGCCTGCAGGCCTTCGACCGTGGCCTGATGCGGGCGGCGGCGTCGCTGGGCGCGCCGCCACTGACCGCGTTCCGCCGCGTGCTGATCCCGATGATCGCGCCCGGTGTCGTGGCGGGGGCGGTGATCGCCTTCATCATCTCGTTCGACGAGGTGGTGATCGCCACCTACCTGACCACCGCCGAACAGCGCACCCTGCCGCGGATGATCTTTTCGGGCGTGCGGGAATCGATCAGCCCGGCCATCGCGGCGGCGGCGGTGCTGCTGGTGGTCTTTTCGGGCGCGCTGCTGGCGGGCTTCAGCCTGCTGCAACGGCGCAACCAGCCCTGA
- a CDS encoding FAD-dependent oxidoreductase, which yields MTTRIVVLGGGFGGMYAARALQKRLGARAHIELVNAENYFVFQPLLPEVGAGSITPAHAVSPLRFLLRDVAVRKALVESVDFDRKVVTVFQGIQKRPTEVAYDHLVIALGQSVDLSRMPGLEEHALKMKTLEDARRLRGHVIDQLEHAQITQLPEVKRAALTFCVVGGGFSGVETVGEMKELIDRSLKFYPEIDPAEVRVVVLEFAQRILAEMPEKLAKYAADTLAKRGIEVKLGTGVASATGTQLVTSTGEVIDTRTIVATIGNAPSPVVRRMALPFERGRIAVERTLMVKGRPDVWALGDCALIAMKDGASEPSDYAPPTAQFAVREAQLVADNIAAGIEGGTPRPFVYKSRGALASLGAQRGIAEVMGVQLTGFPAWLLWRLYYLAFLPGITTRIQVLLNWFMDGISPRSVVMLRSYTPPAARYVHFRAGDRIYEVGNRSDGFYTVVTGAVEMTRPDPATGAPVLRRIGPGEHFGESMILGATRRQTSVRALEDTKVLVLQRDEFLRLVGSFSALHDYFEPYMARHGSKWPPADLAGPQAVQPATATGQVADRR from the coding sequence GTGACGACACGGATCGTGGTGCTTGGGGGCGGCTTTGGCGGCATGTATGCCGCGCGGGCCCTGCAAAAGCGGCTGGGGGCCAGGGCCCATATCGAACTGGTCAATGCCGAGAACTACTTCGTCTTCCAGCCGCTGCTGCCAGAGGTGGGGGCAGGTTCCATCACCCCCGCCCATGCGGTTTCGCCGCTGCGGTTCCTGCTGCGCGATGTGGCGGTGCGCAAGGCCCTGGTGGAAAGCGTCGATTTCGACCGCAAGGTGGTGACGGTGTTCCAGGGCATCCAGAAGCGCCCGACCGAAGTGGCCTATGACCATCTGGTGATCGCGCTGGGGCAGTCGGTGGACCTGTCGCGGATGCCGGGGCTGGAAGAACACGCGCTGAAGATGAAGACGCTGGAGGATGCCCGCCGCCTGCGCGGCCATGTCATCGACCAACTGGAACATGCCCAGATCACCCAGTTGCCCGAGGTGAAACGCGCAGCCCTGACCTTCTGCGTGGTCGGCGGCGGCTTTTCCGGCGTCGAGACCGTGGGCGAGATGAAGGAGCTGATCGACCGGTCGCTGAAGTTCTACCCCGAGATCGACCCTGCGGAGGTGCGCGTCGTGGTGCTGGAGTTTGCCCAGCGTATCTTGGCCGAAATGCCGGAAAAGCTGGCGAAATACGCCGCCGACACGCTGGCGAAGCGCGGAATCGAGGTCAAGCTCGGCACCGGCGTGGCCAGCGCCACCGGCACCCAGCTTGTCACCTCGACCGGCGAGGTGATCGACACCCGCACCATCGTCGCCACCATCGGCAACGCGCCCTCGCCCGTGGTGCGCCGCATGGCGCTGCCGTTCGAGCGCGGCCGCATCGCGGTGGAACGCACGCTGATGGTCAAGGGCCGCCCGGATGTCTGGGCGCTGGGCGACTGCGCGCTGATCGCCATGAAGGACGGCGCGTCGGAACCGAGCGACTATGCCCCGCCGACCGCGCAGTTCGCGGTGCGCGAGGCGCAGCTTGTGGCCGACAACATCGCGGCGGGGATCGAAGGCGGCACGCCCAGGCCCTTCGTCTACAAGTCGCGCGGGGCGCTGGCCTCGCTCGGCGCGCAGCGCGGCATTGCCGAGGTGATGGGGGTTCAGCTGACCGGCTTTCCGGCCTGGCTGCTGTGGCGCCTTTACTACCTGGCATTCCTGCCCGGCATCACCACCCGGATTCAGGTGCTGCTGAACTGGTTCATGGACGGGATCAGCCCGCGCAGCGTGGTGATGCTGCGGTCCTACACACCGCCCGCCGCGCGCTATGTGCATTTCCGCGCAGGCGACCGCATCTACGAGGTCGGCAACCGCTCTGACGGGTTCTACACGGTGGTCACGGGTGCGGTGGAAATGACGCGGCCCGACCCCGCGACCGGCGCGCCGGTGCTGCGGCGCATCGGGCCGGGCGAACATTTCGGTGAAAGCATGATCCTTGGCGCCACCCGCCGCCAGACCAGCGTGCGCGCGCTGGAAGATACCAAGGTGCTGGTGCTGCAGCGCGACGAGTTCCTGCGGCTGGTCGGCAGCTTCTCCGCCCTGCACGACTATTTCGAGCCCTACATGGCGCGTCACGGCAGCAAATGGCCGCCCGCCGACCTTGCCGGGCCGCAGGCGGTTCAGCCCGCCACGGCCACGGGCCAGGTGGCGGACAGGCGGTAG
- a CDS encoding S8 family serine peptidase, producing the protein MFPCLGRSGLILLLSVLVACSLPPGFGDGGFAQYGAAHAQDDDDDDGDDDDDGGSVRSGGDRDRQMRAPRPANPAATRRMAAAPDAAPRPANAPDEIVVTDLAAADLALLLAEGFAVIEDFTLTEVALTLHRLRIPPGLTLIAARDRVRAQPSGTTGDFNHYYRSEQAGPEAAVAEPCTHLNCRALAQIGWPADRAALEGCRVTVPVGVIDTGINRDHENLTAARIEVIRLADDALDPSLAVHGTAVVSLLAGRADGRAPGLVPEAPLIAVDVFGRAGGDERAGVVALIRALDVLASRSVRVINMSLSGPPNVALEAALMRITGPGGALVLAAAGNGGPEAGPAYPAGYGPVVAVTAVDGRDRIYRRAQRGPHLDLAAPGVGIWSATSLTGVKAKTGTSFAVPFATAAAAVLASRAPAPTPAAMAGALGVMVRDIGAPGADEVFGAGLLALDRLCATDLLAVQGE; encoded by the coding sequence ATGTTTCCATGCCTTGGCCGTTCCGGTCTGATCCTGCTGCTGTCGGTGCTGGTCGCCTGCAGCTTGCCTCCGGGGTTTGGCGACGGCGGGTTTGCGCAATACGGGGCAGCCCATGCGCAGGACGATGACGATGACGACGGCGACGACGATGATGACGGCGGGTCGGTCCGGAGCGGCGGTGACCGTGACCGCCAGATGCGCGCGCCCCGCCCGGCAAACCCCGCAGCAACGCGGCGCATGGCGGCGGCACCGGACGCGGCCCCGCGCCCCGCGAACGCCCCGGACGAGATCGTGGTGACCGACCTTGCCGCCGCCGATCTGGCGCTGCTGCTGGCCGAGGGCTTCGCGGTGATCGAGGATTTCACCCTGACCGAGGTGGCGCTGACGCTGCACCGGCTGCGGATTCCCCCCGGCCTGACCCTGATCGCGGCACGCGACCGGGTGCGGGCGCAGCCCAGCGGCACCACGGGCGACTTCAACCACTATTACCGCAGCGAGCAGGCCGGGCCCGAGGCGGCAGTGGCCGAACCCTGCACGCATCTGAACTGCCGCGCACTGGCGCAGATCGGCTGGCCCGCCGACCGGGCGGCGCTGGAAGGGTGCCGCGTCACGGTGCCGGTCGGCGTGATCGACACCGGCATCAACCGCGACCACGAAAACCTGACGGCGGCGCGGATCGAGGTCATCCGGCTTGCCGATGATGCGCTGGACCCCTCGCTTGCGGTGCATGGCACGGCGGTGGTGTCGCTGCTGGCGGGGCGGGCGGACGGGCGGGCGCCGGGGCTTGTTCCCGAGGCGCCGCTGATCGCGGTCGATGTCTTCGGGCGCGCGGGCGGCGACGAACGGGCCGGCGTGGTGGCGCTGATCCGCGCGCTGGACGTTCTGGCATCGCGCTCGGTCCGGGTGATCAACATGTCGCTGTCCGGGCCGCCCAATGTCGCGCTGGAGGCCGCGCTGATGCGGATCACCGGGCCGGGGGGCGCGCTGGTGCTGGCGGCGGCGGGCAATGGCGGGCCGGAAGCGGGGCCGGCCTATCCGGCAGGCTATGGCCCGGTCGTCGCGGTCACCGCGGTGGACGGGCGCGACCGGATCTACCGGCGCGCCCAGCGCGGACCGCATCTGGATCTGGCCGCCCCCGGCGTCGGGATCTGGAGCGCCACCTCGCTGACCGGGGTCAAGGCCAAGACCGGCACCTCGTTCGCGGTGCCCTTCGCCACGGCGGCGGCGGCGGTGCTGGCGTCGCGTGCCCCGGCGCCGACGCCTGCGGCGATGGCCGGGGCGCTTGGCGTGATGGTGCGCGACATCGGCGCGCCGGGGGCCGATG
- a CDS encoding ABC transporter substrate-binding protein, producing MFRPALASLAAALLIGSAAEAQTAMPFALDWKFEGPAAPYFVAIDQGLFAAEGLTVEISEGSGSLDAIPKVATGAFPIGFADINSLMKFLDQNPGAPVTAVMMVYDKPPFAVVGRKSLGISAPADLSGKVLGAPPPDGAWAQFPIFAAENGIDMATVTVEPVGFPVREPMLAEGKVAAITGFSFTSSLNLKRLGVPADDISVILMADHGVALYGNAIIVNTDFAKANPEAVTGFLRAVAKGWKATVADPETAIASLVQRNPAADAALETERLQMSIADNVMTDWVLANGMGGIDAARMEKAIEQTKSVYTFTNTPDAALYFDATWLPADGSLTMP from the coding sequence ATGTTCCGACCCGCCCTAGCCAGCCTCGCCGCCGCCCTGCTGATCGGCAGCGCCGCCGAGGCCCAGACCGCCATGCCCTTCGCGCTCGACTGGAAGTTCGAAGGCCCCGCCGCGCCCTATTTTGTTGCCATCGACCAGGGGCTGTTCGCGGCCGAAGGGCTGACGGTGGAAATCTCGGAAGGCTCGGGCTCGCTCGACGCCATTCCGAAAGTGGCCACGGGGGCCTTTCCGATCGGCTTTGCCGACATCAACAGCCTGATGAAGTTCCTCGACCAGAACCCCGGCGCGCCGGTCACGGCGGTGATGATGGTCTATGACAAGCCGCCCTTCGCCGTGGTCGGGCGCAAGTCGCTGGGCATTTCGGCCCCGGCCGACCTTTCGGGCAAGGTGCTGGGCGCGCCGCCGCCTGATGGCGCCTGGGCGCAGTTTCCGATCTTTGCGGCCGAGAACGGCATCGACATGGCAACCGTCACGGTGGAACCCGTGGGCTTCCCGGTGCGCGAACCGATGCTGGCCGAGGGCAAGGTGGCCGCCATCACCGGCTTCAGCTTCACCTCGTCGCTGAACCTCAAGCGGCTGGGCGTGCCCGCCGACGACATCTCGGTGATCCTGATGGCCGATCACGGCGTGGCGCTGTACGGCAACGCGATCATCGTCAACACCGATTTCGCCAAGGCCAACCCCGAGGCGGTGACCGGCTTCCTGCGCGCGGTGGCAAAGGGCTGGAAGGCGACGGTGGCTGACCCGGAGACCGCCATTGCCAGCCTCGTGCAGCGCAACCCCGCCGCCGATGCCGCGCTGGAAACAGAACGGCTGCAGATGTCGATCGCCGACAACGTGATGACCGACTGGGTGCTGGCCAACGGCATGGGCGGCATAGACGCCGCGCGGATGGAAAAGGCGATCGAGCAGACCAAATCGGTCTACACCTTCACCAACACCCCCGATGCCGCGCTTTACTTCGACGCCACATGGCTGCCCGCCGACGGCAGCCTGACGATGCCCTGA
- a CDS encoding acetyl-CoA hydrolase/transferase family protein: MSAEDAAGLIGPGSAIGMSGFTGSGYPKSVPLALAHRIEAERAAGNPFQVRVWTGASTGPELDGALAKADGIEFRLPYNSDPIAREKINSGQMSYFDMHLSQVAPMAWQGFLGPLDTALIEVSGITEDGALIPSSSIGNNKTWLDQASKVILEVNRWQSPALDGMHDIYYGTALPPDRQPIPLTHPNDRIGQPHFRVDPAKVVAIVETDAPDRNLPFAPPDAVAEAIAGHLLDFFRHEVARGRLPRSLLPLQSGVGNVTNAVLAGLQHGPFDRLTAFTEVIQDGMLEMLEEGKLVMASATALSLSPDVAERFNDEAHRFRGKMVLRPQEISNHPELVRRLGCIAMNGLIEADIYGNVNSTHIMGSRIQNGIGGSGDFARNAYVSIFMTPSTAKGGKISAIVPMVSHVDHINQDVQVIVTEQGLADLRGLAPKQRAALIIDTCAHPDFRPALQDYFDRALRGSYGRHTPHLLGEALAWHGRYLETGTMRVR, translated from the coding sequence ATGTCGGCCGAGGATGCCGCCGGGCTGATCGGCCCCGGCTCGGCCATCGGGATGAGCGGGTTCACCGGCTCGGGCTACCCCAAGTCGGTGCCGCTGGCGCTGGCGCACCGGATCGAGGCGGAACGCGCGGCGGGCAACCCGTTCCAGGTGCGGGTCTGGACCGGGGCCTCGACCGGACCGGAGCTTGACGGGGCGCTGGCGAAGGCCGACGGGATCGAGTTTCGCCTGCCCTACAATTCCGACCCCATCGCGCGCGAAAAGATCAACTCGGGCCAGATGAGCTATTTCGACATGCACCTGAGCCAGGTGGCGCCGATGGCATGGCAGGGGTTTCTGGGCCCGCTCGACACCGCGCTGATCGAGGTTTCGGGCATCACCGAAGATGGCGCGCTGATCCCGTCGTCGTCGATCGGCAACAACAAGACCTGGCTCGACCAGGCCAGCAAGGTGATCCTCGAGGTCAACCGCTGGCAGTCGCCGGCGCTGGACGGGATGCACGACATCTACTATGGCACCGCCCTGCCGCCCGACCGCCAGCCGATCCCGCTGACGCACCCGAACGACCGGATCGGCCAGCCCCATTTCCGCGTCGATCCGGCCAAGGTCGTCGCCATCGTCGAAACCGACGCCCCCGACCGCAACCTGCCCTTCGCGCCGCCCGATGCCGTGGCCGAGGCGATTGCCGGGCATCTGCTGGACTTTTTCCGTCACGAGGTCGCGCGCGGCCGCCTGCCCCGCAGCCTGCTGCCGCTGCAATCGGGGGTGGGCAATGTCACCAATGCGGTGCTGGCCGGGTTGCAGCACGGCCCGTTCGACCGCCTGACCGCCTTTACCGAGGTGATCCAGGACGGGATGCTGGAAATGCTGGAGGAGGGCAAGCTGGTCATGGCCTCGGCCACCGCCCTGTCGCTGTCGCCCGACGTGGCCGAGCGGTTCAACGACGAGGCGCACCGCTTTCGCGGCAAGATGGTGCTGCGCCCGCAGGAAATCTCGAACCACCCCGAACTGGTGCGCCGCCTTGGCTGCATCGCGATGAACGGGCTGATCGAGGCCGACATCTACGGCAACGTCAATTCCACCCACATCATGGGGTCGCGCATCCAGAACGGCATCGGCGGGTCGGGCGATTTTGCCCGCAATGCCTATGTCTCGATCTTCATGACGCCCTCGACCGCCAAGGGGGGCAAGATTTCCGCCATCGTGCCGATGGTGTCGCATGTCGACCACATCAATCAGGACGTGCAGGTGATCGTCACCGAACAGGGGCTGGCCGACCTGCGGGGGCTGGCACCGAAACAGCGTGCCGCGCTGATCATCGACACCTGCGCCCACCCCGATTTCCGCCCCGCGTTGCAGGACTACTTCGACCGGGCGCTGCGGGGCTCCTATGGCCGGCACACGCCGCACCTGCTGGGCGAGGCGCTGGCCTGGCACGGGCGCTATCTGGAAACCGGCACGATGCGGGTCCGGTGA